The Halichondria panicea chromosome 14, odHalPani1.1, whole genome shotgun sequence genome contains a region encoding:
- the LOC135347811 gene encoding uncharacterized protein LOC135347811: MKTSTPWLYLFIIWFQLASASFLEKPRINFLGRFRADIATLNNGPTNKKEGEIVEKFNPGGTNAFTLIDCKVTSVVLENGLAIEDEIIGESIVINPESSLPKLTALDPDQEMTPSVYGMKLGVNWSMLSNDAFIGDFVPSVLERDVWFRQANSTDPDKQCAHTKTVCLAAHSVSKLVNVQWSKQLTSNALKSLKERTHKDKENGYTLSIMLTLYNYNKIPEEPWFLYGKIVGSIGISSAGESLSFPENRVMKAINNFPLPVPSWSPLCELIFSFTTTTYFDVFGSTLAIDFSNSIPIDTNGELCHLYRLFVCILVDDQVTVELVGELPYMEKDWYKMTSGIQDFELTDQQLKFIQKRKVVAVFFKAEPIENTLKQGDRYTICDKSNNTLSTSNCVYIILREDLYLVAPMDYTNYRLEKGDSAEARIKVRHYGVQPSEKLSLSLCDVSPNGDATNSDLEYTRTQTTGEDGIAVFYFVAGDVGTPRKDTDGQVFVFNYCICEQCEKMNCSQQCSVNVGNTLSFLVWSHMKYKKPYFWDTHVKPIFFQYQKLYPAMSSVLKLGDYEAVTRPRNIDMILFSMSMDINHPGYMPASRDLSPTKKEMIKEWLRTEDHPLNWDTMIEKQYEASSFCNRSYLFYREKLRKDNTRLVIEKSLSWIKSYPKNEYVAMLLDGLGDSLPTLAESEIAQSFSKVAMVTAQSHTQTLSDCKECKNDLFIRRTIDVLKNRDHLTDSYIEALLSTVLKLSNDDSNSLPSWYTSSHCSKRQLKENLQTALQLEFSTIPPYLTALYSIKDGYNQEAYEIIRSVVMQEMLHMVQAANLLIAIGGRPVIDSAQAAPSYPGKIPGGVLPGLNVTLQKASPKYIADVFMMIEFPNELVYEDTLSNKEKEVKSHMLTIGTFYKNIKQCMIELYEEERDTFFDKDAKQMTWPWTAHEDGIKLRTVSSIEDAIEAINVIIEEGEGTEQRDPTYLKSSELAHFFKFEMLACKHHLRVLHDHEQYFYDFRGAEIEFTPEGVWPMQDNPSSKNILKNSHLYQEAKTFHDVYRSLLRSLQAAFDGQPDAIKDSIPIMSSMQIQAKKLMSMEMPSSLPGQPQQTCGPIFDYDWQN, translated from the exons ATGAAGACAAGCACTCCCTGGCTCTATTTATTCATTATCTG GTTTCAACTAGCAAGTGCATCCTTCTTAGAAAAACCAAGGATTAACTTTTTGGGTCGATTCAGAGCAGATATAGCCACTTTGAACAATGGACCAACAAACAAAAAAGAAGGAGAAATTGTGGAAAAATTTAACCCAGGAGGGACAAACGCTTTTACACTGATAGACTGCAAAGTCACTTCTGTAGTACTAGAAAATGGTTTAGCTATTGAAGATGAAATCATTGGTGAATCGATCGTAATTAATCCCGAGTCCTCTCTTCCAAAATTAACTGCGCTTGATCCAGATCAAGAAATGACTCCCAGTGTTTATGGGATGAAGTTGGGTGTAAATtggagtatgctaagcaatgATGCTTTTATTGGAGATTTTGTTCCTTCCGTACTCGAGCGGGATGTCTGGTTTCGTCAAGCCAACTCTACAGATCCAGATAAGCAATGTGCTCACACTAAAACCGTATGCCTAGCAGCCCACAGTGTTTCAAAACTTGTCAATGTTCAATGGTCTAAACAGTTGACTTCCAATGCTCTCAAATCATTGAAAGAACGCACACACAAGGACAAGGAAAATGGATACACTCTCTCAATAATGTtaacactatataattacaaCAAGATACCAGAAGAGCCTTGGTTTCTCTACGGCAAAATAGTTGGCAGTATCGGTATTTCGTCAGCTGGTGAGTCCTTATCATTTCCCGAGAACAGAGTTATGAAGGCCATTAATAATTTTCCTTTACCTGTTCCATCTTGGAGCCCATTGTGTGAACTTATTTTCAGTTTCACTACTACGACCTACTTTGATGTGTTTGGGTCAACATTGGCAATTGATTTTAGCAACTCTATACCGATCGATACCAACGGAGAACTTTGTCACCTCTACCGACTGTTTGTATGTATTCTTGTGGATGATCAAGTTACAGTTGAACTTGTTGGTGAGCTTCCTTACATGGAAAAAGACTGGTACAAAATGACATCGGGCATTCAAGATTTTGAACTTACTGATCAGCAATTGAAGTTTATTCAAAAACGGAAAGTTGTTGCAGTGTTTTTTAAGGCAGAGCCTATTGAAAATACTTTGAAGCAAGGTGATCGATACACAATCTGCGATAAAAGCAATAACACTTTGTCCACTTCAAACTGTGTTTATATTATTCTCCGTGAGGATCTGTACTTAGTAGCCCCAATGGACTATACAAATTACAGGCTCGAAAAAGGAGACTCTGCTGAAGCTAGAATAAAAGTGAGACACTATGGCGTTCAGCCGAGTGAGAAGCTGTCCCTATCCCTCTGTGACGTTAGCCCCAATGGCGATGCTACAAACTCTGACCTTGAGTATACCCGCACACAGACAACAGGTGAAGATGGTATTGCCGTATTTTATTTCGTAGCAGGCGATGTTGGAACTCCAAGAAAAGATACTGACGGCCAGGTGTTCGTATTTAACTACTGTATTTGTGAGCAATGTGAGAAGATGAATTGTAGCCAGCAGTGTTCAGTAAATGTAGGAAACACATTGTCATTCCTTGTGTGGAGCCATATGAAATACAAGAAACCATATTTCTGGGACACGCATGTAAAGCCAATATTTTTTCAGTACCAGAAACTGTATCCAGCAATGAGTAGCGTTCTGAAACTCGGCGATTATGAAGCTGTAACAAGACCACGAAATATCGATATGATTCTTTTCTCAATGTCTATGGATATCAACCACCCAGGCTACATGCCAGCGTCTAGAGATCTCTCACcaacaaaaaaagaaatgaTCAAAGAATGGTTGAGAACTGAAGACCACCCTCTAAATTGGGATACTATGATTGAGAAGCAATATGAAGCAAGCAGTTTCTGCAATAGATCCTATTTATTTTATCGTGAGAAGTTGAGAAAGGACAATACAAGACTGGTGATAGAGAAATCGCTGTCTTGGATCAAGAGTTACCCTAAAAACGAGTATGTAGCCATGCTTTTGGATGGTTTAGGAGATTCACTGCCAACGCTTGCAGAATCAGAAATAGCACAATCCTTTTCTAAAGTTGCCATGGTCACAGCACAATCACATACCCAAACTCTCAGTGATTGCAAAGAATGCAAAAATGATTTGTTCATTAGACGTACCATTGATGTGTTAAAGAATCGAGATCATTTAACAGATTCGTATATTGAAGCTCTGCTTTCCACAGTTCTAAAACTATCTAATGACGATAGCAATTCTCTTCCTAGTTGGTACACAAGCTCTCACTGCTCAAAAAGACAGCTGAAAGAGAACTTACAAACAGCTCTACAATTGGAATTTTCCACTATTCCTCCATACTTAACTGCTCTCTACTCTATCAAGGACGGGTACAATCAAGAGGCATACGAAATCATACGCTCAGTTGTAATGCAAGAAATGCTTCACATGGTACAAGCGGCCAACCTGCTCATTGCTATCGGTGGACGGCCAGTAATAGACAGTGCACAGGCTGCCCCATCTTACCCTGGGAAGATACCGGGAGGAGTGTTACCTGGTCTCAATGTAACACTACAGAAAGCATCTCCCAAATATATTGCTGATGTGTTCATGATGATAGAATTCCCAAATGAACTTGTTTACGAAGATACTTTATCTAACAAGGAGAAAGAAGTAAAGTCTCATATGCTTACAATTGGAACATTTTATAAGAACATTAAACAGTGCATGATTGAACTGTATGAGGAAGAAAGAGACACTTTCTTTGACAAAGATGCCAAGCAAATGACCTGGCCTTGGACAGCGCATGAAGATGGTATTAAACTCAGAACTGTGAGCAGCATTGAAGATGCGATTGAAGCTATTAACGTGATAATCGAGGAGGGGGAAGGAACTGAACAGAGAGACCCTACTTATTTAAAGAGTTCCGAACTTGCTCATTTCTTCAAATTTGAAATGCTGGCATGCAAACATCACCTACGAGTATTGCATGATCACGAGCAGTACTTTTATGATTTCCGAGGTGCTGAGATTGAGTTTACACCTGAAGGCGTATGGCCGATGCAAGACAACCCGTCATCAAAGAATATCCTCAAAAATTCTCATTTATACCAAGAAGCAAAAACTTTTCACGACGTGTATCGATCTCTATTAAGGTCACTTCAAGCAGCTTTCGATGGACAACCAGATGCTATTAAAGACTCTATTCCTATTATGTCAAGCATGCAAATCCAAGCCAAGAAGCTGATGTCAATGGAAATGCCTTCTTCCCTACCTGGGCAGCCTCAGCAAACTTGTGGACCCATTTTTGACTATGATTGGCAGAATTAA
- the LOC135347810 gene encoding uncharacterized protein LOC135347810, whose protein sequence is MKTSTHWWLCLFICWFQLASASFLEKPRINFVGRFRADVATLNNGPTNYENIMEGGEIVEKFNPGGTNTFTMIDSKVTSVVLENGLAIEDEIVGESIVINPGSSLPKITALDPDQQLTSSIYGMKLGVNWSMLSNNAFIGDFVPSVLERDNWFRRANSTDPDKYCTNKNAYKKIECSAAHSVSQLVNVQWSKQLTSNALKSLKERTHKDKENGYTLSIMLTLYNYNKVLKEPWFLYGSIVGSIGISSAGESLSFPENRVMKAINNFPLPVPSWSPLCELIFSFAATTYFDVFGSTLAIDFSNSIPIDTNGEFCHLYRLFVCLLVDDQVTVELVGELPYMEKDWYKMTSGIQDFELTDQQLKFVQKRKVVAVFFKAKPVEYKLKQGDQYPICDKNNNTLSTSNCVYIILSEDPYLVTPMDYTNYMLEKGDSAKARIKVRHYGVQPSEKFSLSLCDVSPNGDATNSDLEYTRTQTTDEDGIAVFYFLAGDVGTPRKYIDGQVFIFNYCICEQCEKMICSQQCSVNVGNTLSFLVWSHMKYKKPYFWDTHIKPIFLQYQKLYPAMSSVLKLGDYEAVTKPQNIDMILFSMSMDINNPGYMPASRDLSPTKKEMIKEWLRTEDHPLNWDTMIEKQYEASSFCNRSYLFYREKLRKDNTRLVIEKSLSWIKSYPKNEYVAMLLDGLGDSLPTLAESEIAQSFSRVAMVTAQSHTQTLSDCKNDLFIIERTIDVLKNRDHLTDSYIEALLSTVLKLSNDDSNSFPSWYTSSHCSKRQLKENLQTALQLEFSTIPPYLTALYSIKDGYNQEAYEIIRSVVMQEMLHMVQAANLLIAIGGRPVIDSAQAAPSYPGKIPGGVLPGLNVTLQKASPKYIADVFMMIEFPNELVYENDLSNMEKEVKSHMLTIGTFYKNIKQCMIELYEEERDTFFDKDAKQMTWPWTAHEDGIKLRTVSSIEDAIEAINVIIEEGEGTEQRDPTYLKSSELAHFFKFEMLACKHHLRILHDDGQYFYDFQGAEIEFTPEGIWPMQDNPSSKNIPKNSHVYHEAKIFHDLYRSLLRLLQAAFNGRSDAIKESVPIMSSMQIQAKKLMAMEMPSSLPGEPKQTCGPIFDYDWQK, encoded by the exons ATGAAGACAAGCACTCACTGGTGGCTCTGTTTATTCATTTGCTG GTTTCAACTAGCAAGTGCATCCTTCTTAGAAAAACCAAGGATAAACTTTGTGGGTCGATTCAGAGCAGATGTAGCCACTTTGAACAATGGACCAACAAACTATGAGAACATCATGGAAGGAGGAGAAATTGTGGAAAAATTTAACCCAGGAGGAACAAACACTTTCACAATGATAGACTCTAAAGTCACTTCTGTAGTGCTAGAAAATGGTTTAGCTATTGAAGATGAAATCGTTGGTGAATCGATTGTGATTAATCCCGGGTCCTCTCTTCCGAAGATAACTGCGCTTGATCCAGATCAACAACTTACTTCTAGTATTTATGGGATGAAGTTGGGTGTAAATtggagtatgctaagcaataATGCTTTTATTGGAGATTTTGTTCCTTCCGTACTCGAACGTGATAACTGGTTTCGTCGAGCCAACTCCACGGATCCAGATAAGTATTGTACTAACAAGAATGCTTACAAGAAAATCGAGTGCTCAGCAGCACACAGCGTTTCACAACTTGTCAATGTTCAATGGTCTAAACAGTTGACTTCCAATGCTCTCAAATCTTTGAAAGAACGCACACACAAGGACAAAGAAAATGGATACACTCTCTCAATAATGTtaacactatataattacaaCAAGGTATTAAAAGAGCCTTGGTTTCTTTACGGCAGCATAGTTGGCAGTATCGGTATTTCGTCAGCTGGTGAGTCCTTATCATTTCCTGAGAACAGAGTTATGAAGGCCATTAATAATTTTCCTTTACCTGTTCCATCTTGGAGCCCATTGTGTGAACTCATTTTCAGTTTTGCTGCTACCACCTACTTTGATGTGTTTGGGTCAACATTGGCAATTGATTTTAGCAACTCCATACCGATCGATACCAACGGAGAATTTTGTCATCTCTACCGACTGTTTGTATGCCTTCTTGTGGATGATCAAGTTACAGTTGAACTTGTTGGTGAGCTTCCTTACATGGAAAAAGACTGGTACAAAATGACATCGGGCATTCAAGATTTTGAACTTACTGATCAGCAATTGAAGTTTGTTCAAAAACGAAAAGTTGTTGCAGTGTTTTTCAAGGCAAAGCCTGTTGAATATAAATTGAAGCAAGGTGATCAATACCCAATCTGCGATAAGAACAATAACACTTTGTCCACTTCAAACTGTGTTTATATTATTCTCAGTGAGGATCCGTACTTAGTAACCCCAATGGACTATACAAATTATATGCTTGAAAAAGGAGACTCTGCTAAAGCTAGAATAAAAGTGAGACACTATGGCGTTCAGCCGAGTGAGAAATTCTCCCTATCCCTCTGTGACGTTAGCCCCAATGGCGATGCTACAAACTCGGACCTTGAGTACACCCGCACACAGACAACAGATGAAGATGGTATTGCCGTATTTTATTTCTTAGCAGGTGATGTTGGAACTCCAAGAAAATATATTGACGGCCAGGTGTTCATATTTAACTATTGTATTTGTGAGCAATGTGAGAAGATGATTTGTAGCCAGCAGTGTTCAGTAAATGTAGGAAACACATTGTCATTCCTTGTGTGGAGCCATATGAAATACAAGAAACCATATTTCtgggacacacacataaaaCCAATTTTTCTTCAGTACCAGAAACTGTATCCAGCAATGAGTAGCGTTCTGAAACTCGGCGATTATGAAGCTgtaacaaaaccacaaaatatCGATATGATTCTTTTCTCAATGTCTATGGATATCAACAACCCAGGCTACATGCCAGCGTCTAGAGATCTCTCACCtacaaaaaaagaaatgaTCAAAGAGTGGTTGAGAACTGAAGACCACCCTCTAAATTGGGATACTATGATTGAGAAGCAATATGAAGCAAGCAGTTTCTGTAATAGATCCTATTTATTTTATCGCGAGAAGTTGAGAAAGGACAATACAAGACTGGTGATAGAGAAATCGCTGTCTTGGATCAAGAGTTACCCTAAAAATGAGTATGTAGCCATGCTTTTGGATGGTTTAGGAGATTCACTGCCAACGCTTGCAGAATCAGAGATAGCGCAATCCTTTTCTAGAGTTGCCATGGTCACAGCACAATCACATACGCAAACTCTCAGTGATTGCAAAAATGATTTGTTCATAATTGAACGTACTATTGATGTGTTAAAGAATCGAGATCATTTAACGGATTCGTATATTGAAGCTCTGCTTTCTACAGTTCTAAAACTATCTAATGACGATAGCAATTCTTTTCCTAGTTGGTACACAAGCTCTCACTGCTCAAAAAGACAGCTAAAGGAGAACTTACAAACAGCTCTACAATTGGAATTTTCCACTATTCCTCCATACTTAACTGCTCTCTACTCTATCAAGGACGGGTACAATCAAGAGGCGTACGAAATCATACGCTCAGTTGTAATGCAAGAAATGCTTCACATGGTACAAGCGGCCAACCTGCTCATTGCTATCGGTGGACGGCCAGTAATAGACAGTGCACAGGCTGCCCCATCTTACCCCGGGAAGATACCGGGAGGAGTGTTACCTGGTCTCAATGTAACACTTCAGAAAGCATCTCCGAAGTATATTGCTGATGTGTTCATGATGATAGAATTCCCAAATGAACTTGTTTATGAAAACGATTTATCTAACATGGAGAAAGAAGTAAAGTCTCATATGCTTACAATTGGAACATTTTATAAGAACATTAAACAGTGCATGATTGAACTGTATGAGGAAGAAAGAGACACTTTCTTTGACAAAGATGCCAAGCAAATGACTTGGCCTTGGACAGCGCACGAAGATGGTATTAAACTCAGAACTGTGAGCAGCATTGAAGATGCGATTGAAGCCATTAACGTGATAATCGAGGAGGGGGAAGGAACTGAACAGAGAGACCCTACTTATTTAAAGAGTTCTGAACTTGCTCATTTCTTTAAATTTGAAATGCTGGCATGCAAGCATCACCTACGAATATTGCATGATGACGGGCAGTACTTTTACGATTTCCAAGGTGCTGAGATTGAGTTTACACCTGAAGGCATATGGCCGATGCAAGACAACCCGTCATCAAAGAATATCCCCAAAAATTCTCACGTATACCATGAAGCAAAAATATTTCATGACTTGTATCGATCTCTATTAAGGTTACTTCAAGCAGCTTTCAATGGGCGATCAGATGCTATTAAAGAGTCTGTTCCTATTATGTCAAGCATGCAAATCCAAGCCAAGAAGCTGATGGCAATGGAAATGCCTTCTTCCTTACCTGGGGAGCCTAAGCAAACTTGTGGACCTATTTTTGATTATGATTGGCAGAAATAA
- the LOC135347874 gene encoding P-selectin-like, translating to MKGNQSYGVSPNKGRNEQRAQEGIYDEVEMPELHTYKKTSKSEHVQSSRQEKWHCGHNVLWGIMATIVVVLIAILASITLIVASMDFQALRDFQVACPELHEVENGSTTITPGLVHRGIGSKVDYSCDQGYVLVGIATRHCVYRYYTEMLGFWNGSAPSCRVRCPLLDPVDHGSMILSSRNIAPVIATYSCQNGYLLIGPKQRECVYSSGKEIGQWSGIMPSCRIGSLIDCNQSNCRLTTVDCRYRQGYCSISCNSSMPFSCHQASFDCPQRGSGCYINCTSEYQYECLGTNTLCGESGDCIVDCLGRYSCQYSNFSCSINGQSRMNCAGQQACQYSRFTCSEGYSGKSSLVHCSGSSSCNSATLSNTQQIKCSGSSSCYYASLSNAHQLECSGFFSCYYAGLLNAEELLNCSGSSSCQSVNNISTEQLHCSGNSACINSRGDLSATSMNCSGSSSCRSSTFEIGQVNCNGASSCSSSTINCPSNSMACDVSCSGINSCQSLNIYCPNDADCNVHCNNRGSCNNARIYCPTGNYFCNIHCSNPLSCASLQITNSQNVNLRCCGDRSCVGANVSPTSTTNCIYTI from the exons CCAAATAAAGGTAGAAATGAACAACGTGCACAAGAAGGCATTTATGATGAAGTCGAGATGCCAGAGCTTCACACGTATAAGAAGACATCTAAAAGTGAACATGTACAAAGCTCTCGCCAAGAAAAATGGCACTGTGGACACAATGTGCTTTGGGGGATAATGGCAACTATCGTGGTGGTGCTGATTGCCATTCTTGCATCCATTACTCTGATTGTAGCATCAATGGACTTTCAAGCCCTCAGGGACTTTCAAG TTGCATGCCCCGAGCTACATGAAGTCGAGAATGGATCAACCACTATCACTCCTGGTCTAGTACATCGTGGGATTGGATCAAAAGTGGATTACTCGTGCGACCAAGGCTATGTTCTTGTCGGAATTGCCACAAGGCATTGTGTTTACCGATACTACACGGAAATGTTAGGATTTTGGAATGGCAGTGCTCCGTCCTGTCGAG TACGATGCCCACTACTGGACCCAGTGGATCATGGAAGCATGATCCTTAGCTCAAGGAACATTGCCCCTGTGATTGCAACGTACTCTTGTCAGAATGGTTATCTCCTCATCGGCCCTAAGCAGAGAGAATGTGTATACTCCAGTGGCAAGGAAATTGGACAATGGAGTGGAATCATGCCATCAT GTCGGATTGGGAGCTTAATTGACTGCAACCAGTCAAATTGCAGGCTCACGACTGTTGATTGCCGCTATCGTCAAGGTTACTGTAGCATTAGCTGCAATAGTTCAATGCCTTTTTCCTGTCACCAGGCATCTTTTGATTGTCCACAGAGAGGAAGTGGTTGCTACATAAACTGTACGAGTGAATATCAATATGAATGTCTCGGGACTAATACACTATGTGGAGAAAGTGGTGACTGCATTGTCGATTGCCTTGGTCGCTATTCTTGCCAATACTCCAACTTTTCCTGTTCTATAAATGGACAGTCTAGAATGAACTGTGCTGGTCAGCAAGCATGTCAATATTCACGATTTACTTGCTCTGAAG GTTATTCTGGAAAGAGCAGCCTAGTACACTGTAGTGGTTCATCTTCATGTAATAGTGCTACTTTGAGTAACACTCAACAAATAAAGTGCAGTGGCTCTTCGTCATGTTACTATGCCAGTTTGAGTAACGCTCACCAACTGGAGTGCAGTGGCTTTTTTTCATGTTACTATGCCGGTTTGCTAAATGCTGAAGAATTGCTAAATTGCAGTGGATCATCATCATGCCAAAGTGTGAATAACATTTCTACAGAACAACTACATTGCAGCGGTAATTCCGCTTGTATTAACAGCAGAGGAGATCTGAGTGCTACTTCAATGAACTGCAGtggatcatcatcatgcaGAAGCTCAACGTTCGAAATTGGCCAGGTGAATTGCAATGGGGCATCATCATGTTCATCAAGTACAATAAACTGTCCTTCAAATAGCATGGCATGCGATGTGAGCTGTTCTGGTATCAACTCATGTCAATCTTTAAACATTTATTGCCCTAACGACGCAGACTGCAATGTACATTGCAACAACAGAGGATCATGTAACAATGCTCGCATATATTGTCCAACTGGAAACTACTTCTGCAATATACATTGTTCTAATCCACTGTCCTGTGCGAGCTTGCAAATCACCAACTCACAAAACGTCAACCTACGTTGCTGTGGAGATCGGTCATGTGTTGGGGCAAACGTGTCACCAACGAGCACAACGAactgtatatacactataTAA